Proteins encoded by one window of Chryseobacterium aquaeductus:
- a CDS encoding MBL fold metallo-hydrolase: MKIEQIYTGCLAQGAYYIVSDGEAAIIDPLRETQPYIDRLKKDDVTLKYIFETHFHADFVSGHLDLSKKTDASIVYGPTAKPEFDAIIAEDNQVFKVGKIKIKVLHTPGHTIESSCFLLIDENGKQQALFSGDTLFLGDVGRPDLAQKAASMTQEELAGLLYDSLYQKILPLDDDITVYPAHGAGSACGKNMQKETADTLGNQKISNYALNQKDKKSFVKAVTEGLLPPPAYFGMNVAMNKKGYENFDHILAKGLHALSPKEFEETAELSGALILDVRNNEEFSKGFVPQAVNIGLNGDFAPWVGALIVDVNQPIALVTNEGEEEETVTRLSRVGFDHVLGYLKGGFESWKKSGKEIDRVNRISAAQFENEINIKDAKIIDVRKESEYEAEHLLDAFNKPLAYINEWSSTIEPSEHFYLHCAGGYRSMMAASILQARGYRNFTEIEGGFKAIAQTDLPTSDFVCMSKILK, from the coding sequence ATGAAAATAGAACAAATTTATACAGGATGCCTGGCACAGGGTGCTTACTATATCGTTTCAGATGGTGAGGCGGCAATCATAGACCCCTTGAGAGAAACCCAACCATATATTGATCGATTAAAGAAAGATGATGTGACACTTAAATATATTTTTGAAACTCATTTCCATGCAGATTTTGTAAGCGGTCATTTAGATTTAAGCAAAAAAACCGATGCATCCATTGTTTATGGTCCTACTGCAAAACCGGAATTTGATGCCATTATTGCAGAAGACAATCAGGTTTTTAAGGTTGGAAAAATAAAAATTAAAGTGCTTCACACACCGGGACACACCATTGAAAGTTCATGTTTTCTTCTCATAGACGAAAATGGAAAACAGCAGGCTCTATTCAGCGGAGATACTTTGTTTCTAGGTGATGTTGGTCGTCCTGATCTGGCACAGAAAGCAGCCAGTATGACGCAGGAAGAACTGGCGGGACTTCTTTACGACAGTTTATACCAAAAAATTCTTCCCCTAGATGATGATATTACGGTGTATCCGGCTCATGGTGCAGGATCTGCCTGTGGCAAAAATATGCAGAAAGAGACAGCAGATACATTAGGAAATCAGAAAATCAGCAATTATGCATTGAATCAGAAAGATAAAAAAAGTTTTGTAAAAGCTGTTACTGAAGGGCTTCTTCCTCCTCCTGCGTATTTTGGGATGAATGTGGCAATGAATAAAAAAGGATACGAAAACTTTGATCATATTTTAGCCAAAGGATTGCATGCTCTTTCACCAAAAGAATTTGAAGAAACAGCAGAACTTTCAGGTGCTTTAATTTTAGATGTGAGAAACAACGAAGAGTTTTCAAAAGGTTTCGTTCCGCAAGCTGTAAATATTGGCCTAAATGGTGATTTTGCACCTTGGGTCGGAGCATTGATTGTTGATGTAAACCAGCCGATTGCTTTGGTTACCAATGAAGGTGAGGAAGAAGAAACTGTGACAAGACTTAGCAGAGTAGGGTTTGATCATGTTTTGGGTTATCTGAAAGGTGGTTTTGAATCTTGGAAAAAAAGTGGAAAAGAAATAGACAGAGTAAACCGTATTTCTGCTGCACAGTTTGAAAACGAAATCAATATTAAAGATGCTAAAATAATTGATGTGAGAAAGGAGAGCGAGTACGAAGCCGAACATCTACTTGATGCTTTCAACAAACCACTGGCATATATCAATGAATGGAGCAGTACTATCGAACCTTCCGAGCATTTTTATCTTCACTGTGCAGGTGGCTACAGAAGTATGATGGCGGCAAGTATTTTGCAAGCCAGAGGATATAGAAATTTTACAGAAATTGAGGGAGGTTTTAAAGCAATTGCACAGACTGATCTTCCCACAAGTGATTTTGTATGCATGAGCAAAATTTTAAAATAA
- a CDS encoding DUF6691 family protein — protein sequence MIKEKDTRHQGSICTNESKLNHQWYHQLKYLFVGILFGIIFVKAEIISWFRIQEMFRLQSFHMYGVIGSAVLTGMISVWIIKKFKIKTIYGEPISIVDKKFNKGQIYGGLIFGFGWAITGACPGPLFAQIGTGAFAVIITLLSAVFGTWVYGYFRDKMPH from the coding sequence ATGATCAAAGAAAAAGATACACGTCATCAGGGCAGTATTTGTACCAACGAAAGCAAGCTAAACCACCAATGGTACCATCAATTGAAATATCTTTTTGTCGGTATTTTGTTCGGAATTATTTTTGTGAAAGCGGAAATTATCAGTTGGTTCAGAATTCAGGAAATGTTTCGTCTGCAGTCGTTTCATATGTACGGAGTCATAGGAAGTGCAGTGTTGACAGGGATGATTTCTGTGTGGATAATCAAAAAATTTAAAATTAAAACAATTTATGGCGAACCTATTTCAATCGTTGACAAAAAATTCAATAAAGGACAGATCTATGGCGGACTGATTTTTGGTTTTGGATGGGCAATTACGGGAGCCTGTCCGGGACCGTTATTCGCTCAGATTGGGACAGGTGCTTTTGCGGTGATCATTACTTTGTTGAGTGCAGTTTTCGGAACCTGGGTGTACGGATATTTCAGGGATAAGATGCCACATTAA
- a CDS encoding sulfite exporter TauE/SafE family protein, translating into MEIFGYLASVLIGISLGLIGGGGSILTVPVLVYLFGIDVFLATEYSLFIVGISSLAGSVSYFKKGLVNIRTALIFGIPSIISIFLTRNFLLPLLPDRVLSIGNFIVTKDIFLLLIFAGLMIIASYKMIQKNPQMKNLEISQKNKIFFAVGEGSVVGVFTGLVGAGGGFMIIPALVNLLKIPMKVAIGTSLVIISANSLIGFFSSINHIKIQWNLLGTISAIAIFGILIGAQLSKKIDGKKLKPIFGWFILIMGIYIIVKEVLL; encoded by the coding sequence ATGGAAATTTTTGGGTATTTAGCATCAGTTTTAATTGGAATTTCTTTAGGATTAATTGGCGGCGGAGGAAGCATTCTCACTGTTCCCGTTCTCGTTTATTTGTTCGGGATCGATGTTTTTTTAGCCACAGAATATTCTCTTTTTATTGTCGGAATCAGCAGTTTGGCAGGTTCAGTATCATATTTTAAAAAAGGTTTGGTGAATATCAGAACGGCTCTTATTTTTGGTATTCCGTCCATCATTTCTATTTTTCTCACACGTAATTTTCTTCTTCCTTTACTTCCAGATCGTGTTTTGAGCATCGGAAACTTTATAGTCACAAAAGATATTTTTTTACTGTTGATTTTTGCAGGTTTAATGATCATTGCATCTTACAAAATGATTCAGAAAAATCCACAAATGAAAAATCTGGAAATCTCACAAAAAAACAAAATCTTTTTTGCAGTAGGTGAAGGTTCTGTAGTTGGTGTTTTCACGGGTTTGGTAGGAGCTGGTGGCGGTTTTATGATCATTCCGGCATTGGTGAATCTTTTAAAAATACCAATGAAAGTAGCGATCGGAACTTCTCTGGTCATTATCTCTGCCAATTCACTGATCGGATTTTTTTCTTCAATCAATCACATCAAAATTCAATGGAATTTATTAGGAACGATCTCAGCAATTGCCATTTTTGGAATTCTCATTGGTGCACAATTATCAAAAAAGATTGATGGCAAAAAACTTAAACCCATATTTGGATGGTTCATTTTGATTATGGGAATCTATATAATTGTTAAAGAAGTTCTTCTTTAA
- a CDS encoding NADP-dependent isocitrate dehydrogenase, with amino-acid sequence MSEKSKIYYTLTDEAPMLATHSFLPIVKAFTKAANIEIAVPDISLAGRILANFPEFLKDDQKTDDALAQLGELATQPDANIIKLPNISASAPQLDTAIAELQSKGFAVPDYPAEPKNDEEKAIKAKYAKVLGSAVNPVLREGNSDRRAPKAVKNYAKTNPHRMGDWASDSKTDVAHMNTGDFYGTETSTTLENATKYKIVFKGNDGAESLLKDYANLLAGEVIDSSVMNLNSLKSFVQEAIEEAKTKNVLLSAHLKATMMKISDPIVFGAIVETFFKDVFAKYAETFNSLDVNPNNGLADLFDKIKGNAQEAEIKADIDAALASGPRVAMVNSDKGITNFHVPSDIIVDASMAALVRGGGKMWNKEGKEEDTVCMIPDRSYAGFYQSVIDDMKAHGKLDPTTMGSVPNVGLMAQKAEEYGSHDKTFQATAEGTIEVQDEAGSVLLSQKVEKGDIFRMCQTKDAPIQDWVKLAVNRAKLSDTPAIFWLDKGRAHDREMIKKVEKYLADHDTNGLDIKILDVKDAMTETLKRAREGKDTISVSGNVLRDYLTDLFPILELGTSAKMLSIVPLMNGGGLFETGAGGSAPKHVEQFLEEGYLRWDSLGEFLALQASLEHLAQTQGNTKAQVLADALDEANAKFLATDKSPARKVGQIDNRGSHFYLAMYWAEALANQTSDADLAEQFAPVAEAMQESEEVINSELIGAQGKPQNIDGYYKTDTYKTYAAMRPSTVLNEIIDGI; translated from the coding sequence ATGTCAGAAAAATCAAAAATCTATTACACACTTACAGATGAGGCTCCAATGTTGGCAACGCACTCGTTTTTACCGATTGTAAAAGCGTTTACAAAAGCTGCAAACATTGAGATCGCGGTTCCGGATATTTCTTTGGCAGGAAGAATTTTAGCAAATTTCCCAGAGTTTTTAAAAGATGATCAGAAAACTGATGATGCTTTAGCTCAATTGGGTGAATTGGCAACGCAGCCAGATGCTAACATTATTAAATTACCTAATATTTCTGCTTCTGCACCACAATTAGATACTGCTATTGCTGAATTGCAGTCTAAAGGTTTTGCAGTTCCTGATTATCCTGCTGAACCAAAAAATGATGAGGAAAAAGCTATCAAGGCTAAGTATGCAAAGGTTTTGGGAAGTGCTGTAAACCCTGTTTTAAGAGAAGGGAATTCTGACAGACGTGCTCCGAAAGCCGTTAAAAACTACGCAAAAACAAACCCTCACAGAATGGGAGATTGGGCTTCTGACAGCAAAACTGACGTTGCTCACATGAACACCGGAGATTTCTACGGAACCGAAACTTCTACTACTCTTGAAAATGCTACAAAATATAAAATCGTTTTCAAAGGAAATGACGGTGCAGAAAGTTTATTAAAAGATTATGCAAATCTTTTGGCTGGTGAAGTGATTGATTCTTCGGTAATGAATTTAAATTCTTTGAAATCTTTCGTACAAGAAGCTATTGAAGAAGCAAAAACTAAAAACGTTCTTCTTTCTGCTCACCTGAAAGCTACCATGATGAAGATTTCTGATCCTATCGTATTCGGTGCGATCGTTGAAACTTTCTTCAAAGATGTTTTCGCTAAATATGCTGAAACTTTTAATTCTTTAGACGTAAATCCTAATAACGGTCTTGCAGATCTTTTCGATAAAATAAAAGGAAATGCTCAGGAAGCTGAAATCAAAGCTGATATTGATGCGGCTTTGGCAAGCGGACCGAGAGTGGCAATGGTGAATTCTGATAAAGGAATTACCAATTTCCATGTACCTTCTGATATTATTGTCGATGCTTCTATGGCTGCTTTGGTAAGAGGCGGCGGAAAAATGTGGAACAAAGAAGGGAAAGAGGAAGATACAGTGTGTATGATTCCGGATCGTTCTTATGCTGGATTTTATCAGTCTGTAATTGATGATATGAAAGCTCACGGAAAACTTGATCCTACCACAATGGGCTCTGTTCCTAATGTTGGTTTGATGGCGCAAAAAGCTGAAGAATATGGATCTCACGACAAAACTTTCCAGGCTACAGCTGAAGGAACAATTGAAGTTCAGGACGAAGCAGGAAGCGTTTTACTTTCTCAAAAAGTTGAAAAAGGAGATATTTTCAGAATGTGTCAGACTAAAGATGCTCCAATTCAGGATTGGGTAAAATTAGCGGTAAACAGAGCAAAACTTTCTGATACACCTGCAATTTTCTGGTTAGATAAAGGAAGAGCACACGACAGAGAAATGATCAAAAAAGTTGAAAAATATTTAGCTGATCACGATACAAACGGACTTGACATTAAGATTCTTGATGTAAAAGACGCAATGACAGAAACTTTGAAAAGAGCAAGAGAAGGAAAAGATACCATTTCTGTTTCAGGAAACGTATTGAGAGATTATTTAACAGATCTATTCCCGATCTTAGAGCTTGGAACTTCTGCTAAAATGCTTTCTATCGTTCCATTGATGAACGGTGGTGGTTTGTTTGAAACAGGAGCCGGAGGTTCTGCTCCGAAACACGTTGAGCAATTCTTGGAGGAAGGTTATTTAAGATGGGATTCTCTAGGTGAATTCTTAGCTTTACAGGCTTCTTTAGAGCATTTGGCACAAACTCAAGGAAATACAAAAGCTCAAGTTTTAGCAGACGCATTAGACGAAGCAAACGCAAAATTCTTAGCTACTGACAAATCTCCGGCAAGAAAGGTTGGACAAATCGATAACAGAGGTTCTCACTTCTATCTGGCAATGTATTGGGCTGAGGCTTTGGCGAACCAAACTTCTGACGCTGATTTGGCAGAGCAATTTGCTCCGGTTGCAGAAGCAATGCAGGAAAGCGAAGAAGTAATTAACTCTGAATTAATTGGTGCTCAAGGTAAACCTCAAAACATTGATGGATACTACAAAACTGACACTTATAAAACGTATGCAGCAATGAGACCAAGTACAGTTTTAAATGAAATTATCGACGGAATTTAA
- a CDS encoding isoaspartyl peptidase/L-asparaginase family protein encodes MESRRKFLKSSAIISSALLINPMDLIAKDHSDDKKIINKPIVLSTWDFGLKANDEAWKILEKGGRALDAVEKGVRLVEDDPNERSVGYGGRPDRDGRVTLDACIMDENYNIGSVACIENIKNPISVARAVMEKTPHVMLVSDGAFEFAISQGFKKENLLTPESKKEWKEWLKTSKYQPIVNIENHDTIGMIALDAQGNLSGACTTSGMAFKMHGRVGDSPIIGAGLFVDNEIGAATATGHGEEMIRTVGTHLVVELMRQGRNPQQACKEAVERIVNITKKRNKNLKDIQVGFIAINKKGEYGAYCIQDGFNFAVRDQKVNRLEKPDFALKS; translated from the coding sequence ATGGAAAGTAGAAGAAAATTTCTAAAAAGTTCTGCAATAATTTCTTCAGCATTATTAATAAATCCTATGGATTTGATTGCGAAAGATCATTCTGATGACAAAAAAATCATCAACAAACCCATTGTTCTTTCTACTTGGGATTTTGGTCTGAAAGCCAATGACGAGGCGTGGAAAATTTTAGAAAAAGGCGGTAGAGCTTTGGATGCGGTTGAAAAAGGTGTCCGTTTAGTAGAAGATGATCCAAACGAAAGAAGCGTGGGATATGGTGGTAGACCAGACAGAGACGGAAGAGTAACTTTGGATGCCTGCATTATGGATGAAAATTACAACATCGGTTCCGTAGCTTGTATTGAAAATATAAAAAATCCGATTTCTGTCGCAAGAGCAGTGATGGAAAAAACGCCTCATGTAATGTTGGTGAGTGACGGTGCTTTTGAATTTGCAATCTCGCAAGGCTTTAAAAAAGAAAATCTACTTACTCCCGAATCTAAAAAAGAATGGAAAGAATGGCTGAAAACAAGTAAATATCAACCGATCGTCAATATTGAAAATCACGACACCATTGGGATGATTGCTTTGGATGCCCAGGGAAATCTTTCCGGAGCATGTACTACGAGCGGTATGGCCTTCAAAATGCACGGAAGAGTAGGTGATTCTCCAATTATTGGGGCAGGATTATTTGTGGACAATGAAATTGGTGCTGCAACAGCTACCGGTCATGGTGAAGAAATGATAAGAACTGTAGGAACACATCTTGTAGTAGAATTGATGAGACAAGGAAGAAATCCACAACAGGCTTGTAAAGAAGCTGTTGAAAGAATTGTAAATATCACAAAAAAAAGAAATAAAAATCTAAAAGATATTCAGGTCGGTTTTATTGCCATTAATAAGAAAGGTGAGTACGGAGCATATTGTATACAAGACGGATTCAATTTTGCTGTTCGTGATCAAAAAGTAAATCGTCTGGAAAAACCGGACTTTGCCTTGAAATCTTAA
- the tpx gene encoding thiol peroxidase — protein MSNITLKGNAVNTLGKLPEVGFTIKEFALVDSGLNVKTLESFEGKKKVFNIFPSIDTPTCAESARKFNVEANNLENTVVINVSKDLPFALTRFCAAEGLNNVETLSDFRGSFGDDYEVTITDSPMKGLLSRAVIVTDENNKVLYTEQVSEIANEPNYEAALAALK, from the coding sequence ATGTCTAATATTACTTTAAAAGGAAACGCAGTAAATACATTAGGAAAACTTCCTGAAGTAGGTTTTACAATCAAAGAATTTGCTTTGGTAGATTCAGGTCTGAATGTAAAAACTTTAGAAAGTTTTGAAGGTAAGAAAAAAGTGTTCAATATCTTCCCAAGTATCGATACGCCAACTTGTGCTGAATCAGCCAGAAAATTCAATGTGGAAGCTAATAATTTAGAAAACACCGTCGTAATTAATGTTTCTAAAGATTTACCTTTTGCTTTGACGAGATTTTGTGCGGCAGAAGGTTTGAATAATGTTGAAACACTTTCAGATTTCAGAGGTAGTTTTGGTGATGATTATGAAGTAACTATCACAGATTCTCCAATGAAGGGTCTTCTAAGTCGTGCTGTGATCGTAACAGACGAAAATAATAAAGTGCTTTACACAGAGCAGGTTTCTGAAATAGCAAACGAACCAAATTACGAAGCAGCTCTTGCTGCATTGAAGTAA
- a CDS encoding glycoside hydrolase family 20 protein: MLRILLVFSFLLSSLSYSQTKLNLIPYPQKVELQKGEFALNNQTVVKGDEKSFEYQFFLKSLNKINGLDLSKNDIKSGVNVIFLNIKKDSTKDYEIQITTDFISITGKDNEGLFHGVQTLLQLIQTSKASKLPSLKIEDEAKFAWRGMHLDVSRHFFTVYEVKQYIDYLAMYKLNTFHWHLTDDQGWRIEIKKYPKLTQIGSKRKKSMIGAYVDNTFDGKPYGPYFYTQEEIKDVVKYAQERHITVVPEIEMPGHALAALSAYPELACTKEPFEPATKWGVFDDVFCPKDETFTFLENVLDEVIQLFPSQYIHIGGDECPKTRWKDCAHCQDLIKKNNLKDEHGLQSYFIQRIEKYVNSKGRKIIGWDEILEGGLAPNAAVMSWTGIKGGIEAAKTNHFAVMTPGAYCYFDHYQGDPQTEPNAFGGFTPLDKVYSYNPIPSELNEEKSKYILGVQANLWTEYILDFKQVQYMIFPRLMALSEVGWGTSDPDHYKDFENRVVEHFKILDQMKINYAKSIYNINGKVIPRVGGISYRLSTSQKPEGIRFTTDGSVPTANSQTYDVAIPVSNTMTIKSAYFEDGLKSAVSTQDFTISKTSGKNVILEHQPSENYSFGGAFMLVDGILGNVKQLGKTWLGFQGKDVVATIDFGEKTNFSEVYFNTLDNKGSWIHLAKSAKVSVSDDGKIFKTIKEIGKQEIYSAKGKIHLKVGNQNSKFIKITIENAGVISAGNPGADSKAWLFVDEIGVN, from the coding sequence CGAGTCTTTCTTATTCTCAGACAAAACTTAATTTAATTCCTTATCCGCAGAAAGTTGAGTTGCAAAAAGGAGAATTTGCTTTAAACAATCAAACTGTTGTAAAAGGCGATGAAAAATCTTTTGAGTATCAATTTTTTTTAAAATCTTTAAATAAAATTAATGGTCTCGATTTATCGAAAAATGATATAAAAAGTGGAGTAAACGTCATTTTTCTCAATATAAAAAAAGATTCAACTAAAGATTATGAAATTCAAATAACAACAGATTTTATTTCAATTACCGGAAAAGATAATGAAGGATTATTTCATGGCGTCCAAACTTTACTTCAGCTTATTCAAACTTCCAAAGCCAGCAAACTTCCATCATTGAAAATAGAAGATGAAGCCAAATTCGCATGGCGAGGAATGCATCTCGACGTCAGCCGTCATTTTTTTACAGTTTACGAAGTAAAACAATATATTGATTATCTGGCAATGTATAAGTTGAATACATTTCACTGGCATCTGACCGACGATCAAGGCTGGAGAATTGAAATTAAAAAATATCCGAAACTTACCCAAATTGGTTCAAAACGTAAAAAATCGATGATTGGTGCCTACGTCGACAATACTTTTGACGGAAAACCTTACGGACCCTACTTTTATACTCAGGAGGAAATAAAAGATGTTGTAAAATATGCTCAGGAAAGGCATATCACCGTGGTTCCGGAAATAGAAATGCCGGGTCATGCTTTGGCAGCACTTTCTGCTTATCCTGAATTGGCGTGTACAAAAGAACCTTTCGAACCTGCAACAAAATGGGGTGTTTTTGATGATGTTTTTTGCCCGAAAGATGAGACTTTTACTTTTTTAGAAAATGTTTTAGATGAAGTGATTCAGCTTTTTCCTTCGCAATATATTCACATCGGAGGCGATGAATGCCCGAAAACCAGATGGAAAGATTGTGCGCATTGTCAGGATTTAATCAAGAAAAATAATCTGAAAGATGAGCACGGTTTACAAAGTTATTTTATTCAGAGGATAGAAAAATATGTGAATTCTAAAGGTCGGAAAATTATTGGTTGGGACGAGATTCTCGAGGGTGGATTAGCACCTAATGCTGCGGTAATGAGCTGGACAGGCATAAAAGGTGGAATCGAAGCCGCAAAAACCAATCATTTTGCTGTGATGACTCCGGGAGCATATTGTTATTTTGACCACTATCAGGGCGATCCTCAAACCGAGCCCAATGCTTTTGGAGGCTTTACACCACTGGATAAAGTATATTCTTATAATCCTATTCCTTCTGAATTAAATGAGGAAAAGTCGAAATATATTTTGGGAGTTCAGGCTAATTTGTGGACGGAATATATTCTGGATTTCAAACAGGTTCAATATATGATTTTCCCTAGATTAATGGCGCTTTCAGAGGTCGGCTGGGGAACTTCAGATCCTGATCATTATAAAGATTTTGAAAACAGAGTGGTGGAGCATTTTAAAATTTTAGATCAAATGAAGATCAACTATGCAAAAAGTATATATAATATTAATGGGAAAGTGATTCCGAGAGTAGGAGGCATTTCTTACAGACTTTCCACTTCTCAAAAGCCCGAGGGCATTCGTTTCACGACAGATGGAAGCGTTCCGACGGCAAATTCTCAGACTTATGATGTTGCAATTCCTGTTTCAAATACAATGACCATTAAATCAGCTTATTTTGAAGATGGACTGAAAAGTGCGGTTTCAACACAGGATTTTACTATTTCAAAAACATCTGGAAAAAACGTCATCTTAGAACATCAGCCAAGTGAAAATTATTCGTTTGGAGGTGCTTTCATGTTAGTTGACGGAATTTTAGGAAACGTAAAGCAGTTAGGCAAAACATGGCTGGGTTTTCAGGGAAAAGATGTTGTAGCAACCATTGATTTTGGCGAAAAAACAAATTTCTCAGAAGTTTATTTTAATACATTAGACAACAAAGGAAGCTGGATTCACTTAGCAAAATCCGCAAAAGTTTCAGTTTCTGATGACGGGAAAATTTTTAAAACAATCAAAGAAATTGGTAAACAAGAAATCTATTCAGCAAAAGGGAAAATCCATCTCAAAGTCGGAAACCAAAATTCAAAATTCATAAAAATAACAATAGAGAATGCAGGAGTAATATCTGCAGGAAATCCCGGAGCAGATTCTAAAGCTTGGCTTTTTGTTGATGAGATTGGTGTAAATTAG
- a CDS encoding Crp/Fnr family transcriptional regulator, producing the protein MNNSILSSEFISSPDLVEKLYNNGITKSYHEGDVILDENSSIRAIPIVMKGMIKVIRTEEDGREILLYYIKAGESCIMSFLGGMHNEKSIVKAEVEEDTEILFLPIDKVSLFIKEYPEWLDYIFRLYHKRFEELLDIINAIAFKKVDERLLNLLIKKSEMSHSKMIIITHEQLANELGTVRVVVSRLLKQLEDAGKLKLGRNKIQLSDSI; encoded by the coding sequence ATGAACAATTCGATTTTATCATCAGAATTTATCTCTTCTCCTGATCTTGTAGAGAAACTTTACAATAATGGTATCACAAAATCATATCACGAAGGCGACGTTATTTTAGATGAAAATTCGTCTATTCGTGCGATTCCTATCGTGATGAAAGGCATGATTAAAGTAATTCGCACAGAGGAAGACGGTCGCGAGATCTTGCTGTATTACATAAAAGCTGGCGAAAGCTGCATCATGTCTTTTCTTGGAGGCATGCATAATGAGAAAAGTATTGTAAAAGCAGAAGTGGAAGAAGATACCGAAATTTTGTTTTTGCCGATAGATAAAGTGTCGCTTTTTATCAAAGAATATCCGGAATGGCTGGATTATATTTTTAGATTGTATCACAAACGTTTCGAAGAATTACTAGACATCATCAATGCAATTGCTTTCAAAAAAGTGGATGAAAGACTTCTAAACCTGCTTATTAAAAAATCTGAGATGTCTCATTCAAAAATGATCATCATCACCCACGAGCAGCTTGCTAATGAACTTGGAACGGTGAGAGTGGTGGTTTCCAGACTTTTGAAACAGCTGGAAGATGCAGGAAAGCTTAAATTGGGAAGAAATAAGATTCAATTATCAGATTCAATATAA
- a CDS encoding YeeE/YedE family protein → MLEIIKEPWAWYVAGPLIGLTVPTLLIIGNKSFGISSSLRHICAACIPANINFFKYEWKKESWNLFFVLGIFFGGMIATYFLMNPEAIEVNPKLTEELATYGITDYSNLVPIQLMNFESLFTLKGFILMVVGGFLVGFGTRYAGGCTSGHAIMGLSNLQWSSLVATISFMIGGFIMANLILPIILSL, encoded by the coding sequence ATGTTAGAGATCATAAAAGAACCATGGGCTTGGTATGTTGCTGGTCCGCTCATCGGGCTCACAGTTCCTACGCTGCTGATCATAGGAAATAAATCATTTGGAATAAGCTCATCACTGAGGCATATTTGTGCAGCGTGTATTCCTGCAAACATCAATTTTTTTAAATATGAATGGAAAAAAGAATCCTGGAATTTATTTTTCGTTTTAGGAATCTTTTTTGGAGGAATGATTGCCACATATTTTCTGATGAATCCGGAAGCAATTGAGGTTAATCCAAAACTGACCGAAGAATTGGCAACGTACGGAATCACAGATTATAGCAATCTTGTGCCAATACAATTGATGAATTTTGAAAGTTTATTTACCCTAAAAGGTTTTATTCTGATGGTGGTAGGCGGTTTTTTGGTAGGCTTCGGAACACGATATGCGGGCGGTTGCACCAGCGGACACGCCATAATGGGACTCTCAAATCTTCAATGGTCATCCTTAGTAGCAACCATCAGCTTTATGATTGGTGGATTTATCATGGCAAATCTTATTTTACCCATCATTCTTTCACTTTAA